In Zingiber officinale cultivar Zhangliang chromosome 8B, Zo_v1.1, whole genome shotgun sequence, a single genomic region encodes these proteins:
- the LOC122014335 gene encoding uncharacterized protein LOC122014335, translated as MSGGGEAEGVQNVVVMRHGDRIDHLEPLWVAQAQRPWDPPLADEGRIRAWTAGKRLRDSGFPIHRVVVSPFLRCLQTAAEVVRALCCVVDDHQLLLSMETSRDAILDPSRVKVSIEYGLCEMLNTTALGHNIAPEDEKWFPHISELEASLPAGTIDHSAESIYKELPQWEESVAGARNRYATIIQSLADRYPNENLLLVSHGEAVGTAVASYVENTMVYEAEYCARCHLRRNTLSSFEVLNESGQMGVFYSIAPDFSSC; from the exons ATGTCCGGCGGCGGAGAGGCGGAGGGGGTGCAAAATGTGGTGGTGATGCGGCACGGCGACCGGATCGACCACCTGGAGCCGCTCTGGGTAGCGCAGGCGCAGCGTCCTTGGGATCCGCCGCTAGCCGACGAGGGCCGAATCCGGGCGTGGACCGCAGGGAAGCGGCTTCGTGATTCCGGATTTCCGATCCATCGCGTCGTCGTCTCCCCCTTCCTCCGCTGCTTGCAGACAGCCGCCGAGGTCGTCCGCGCCCTCTGCTGCGTTGTCGACGACCACCAGCTCCTGCTCTCCATGGAGACGAGCCGCGATGCCATCCTCGATCCCTCTCGTGTCAAG GTTTCAATTGAGTATGGATTATGTGAGATGCTAAACACGACAGCACTAGGCCATAACATAGCTCCCGAAGATGAGAAATGGTTTCCCCATATCTCTGAGCTTGAAGCCTCATTACCAGCAGGAACAATCGATCATTCTGCAGAGAGTATATATAAAGAG CTGCCTCAATGGGAAGAATCAGTTGCCGGAGCCAGGAACAGATACGCAACCATAATCCAGTCTCTGGCCGACAGATACCCCAACGAAAACTTGTTGTTAGTTTCACACG GTGAGGCTGTTGGTACTGCGGTCGCCTCGTACGTGGAGAATACGATGGTTTATGAAGCTGAATACTGCGCTCGTTGCCATCTGCGAAGAAACACTTTGTCGAGCTTTGAGGTGCTCAACGAGAGTGGCCAAATGGGTGTATTTTATAGCATTGCTCCCGATTTCTCATCTTGTTAG